Genomic window (Salvelinus alpinus chromosome 13, SLU_Salpinus.1, whole genome shotgun sequence):
GTCTAGCAATCTTGTGTTGTTGCTGTTTCACTGGAACACGATGTCTTTCAAATTGTGTATTCACAGCCATATTCACAGCACCCGGTGTAATTCCTCCTGTTCATTTCTTATCTAAATGAATACAAAAATATCCTACATTCCAACATAACAAATGAATGTTATCATCACTGGATTAGGTGATGGGAACCACAGATGGATGAAAGAGCACACAACACTTAGCCCTATAGCTGTGTTGTAATGTTGATTCAAAACATGGCCCTTAGTCTCTGTTGTTTTTGACACCACTCCCCTCCCCACTtcaatttttaaaatgtatttaacatttattttatcgGGGAGTCATAAATAGTCATCAATAACCAAGCTTCCATCACTGGTGGATGACTACAACTCCCAGAGGTCTGCTGTTCACACACTGAGGTCAGGGGTCAACACCAATGACAACTAGGAAATCACATGTACAAAACACCCAAAGGCTTCAAGACCAGATTGTTTTTCTTTGACTCTGCGACCCTCCCCCAGCCCACCTCGTAATCTGACACTGCTCAGTGCAGTGGAAGTAGGAAGCCACAGAAGAACATAGTGTTTTTCTTCTGGGAGACTGGGAGTGCCAAGGACCTCCGCAGTTGAATCCACCCTGGCACTTTGGAGCCTTTTTTAGATAGGGTATAATTCGGTATTTCTGAGTCCTGTTCACTAGTTCATCATTATGAGATAAAGAAGATTATTGAGAATGTTTACTCTGCTAAAACGACATTGGGAGGGATTATACCATGAGCGGCTGTAAACTTTTAATAATGCTATAGTTAAACTGTGTTACCTGTTGAGGAGGATTACCCTCTTTGTTTACTGTCAAACTGATAATATCTACAGTGGGTGCTTGCCTAATTTGACTCTAACAGCATAACGAGTTTTGTATTTCACATGACATAGTAACAGGACTCTTTtggaattgtatttatttaacctttatttaactaggcaagtcagttaacaacaaattcttattttacaatgacggccgaaccctcctctaacccggacgacgctgggccaattagcTCTAACTGGACTGTTGATAACTCACTTGGTAAAGTAACTTTCAAACTGTATTGGGTATTAAAAGGCTGTCAGCTCAACCTTTTCTGTCTCactttagaccaggggtgtcaaactcattttcccCCGGGAgccgcattcggtcttcaacGAGGTCCGGGGGGCCGCACTGAAAATCAGCAAgatagtcattttaaagtatactgagttatatataacatatatatactttttttactCCAACCACCTGCGGGTTGTATGTTTGACAGCCAAACTTTAGACCCACACCTTTTTCATTCTTGGCTGTGACTACAGAAAAGGGATCTTGTTAAAAACCCTTGGTTCCCCTTTTGGAGAAGTTCCAAAAAAGGTTTCAGGAAAACTAGTGCTCATCAATTATACAAAGCTGACCTTGAATTCACGGCCCAGTAGGCAGACAGTTCATCAAGGTCGGCTTGTAATAGTGGGAACCAAGTATGCCCGAGTCATCATTAAAACAAAAATGGAACGTTTTTCAACTTTCTAGTAAGCTTGTTCAAGAAATGCATGTGCTGTGTGTTCTTCAGCTGACCTCGGCTGTTTTCTGCTATTAAAGATATTCATTATCCAGATGACACCAGTTACCCTTTAGACCAAAGTCTGGCAGTTTCCTTTGGACATGTGACTTCCTTCGCAGTCCAACCACGGTCAGCACTTTGTAGGGGGATTTATTGAAGACTGGGTGAGCCTGTCTTTTTATGACTTAGTCCTGTGTGCTGAACAATATGATTAATGAACTTCAACCTTTTTGCCTGTATGATGATGAAACTATGTGATGTGTCCCTTACCAGTTTCTTTCAAAACAGGCCAGGACATGCCCGTCTTGGTAAACATGCAGCATACTGCACTCTATGGCCCTATGGGGATGTCATTTCATCAGTGTTTACCTTGGATCCAGTTTGAAGAGTGTTCCACTACAATGATGTGTTGATGTGTTATGACAGACACTATTTCTACACTCCTGGTACTggtctcctgtaatatcagtatTATGTTGCAGAGTAAACAACTTGTTTACTCACATTGACCACAAGACCCTTCTAGGCTTTTACTGGAACACTGCAGACTAGTCCACATGGTGTTGAAGcctagtgtatgtgtgtggttgaCCTTGCTGCGTTTCCGGGAATGTATCCCCCGTAGAGAAGAGGAATCTCCCATACAAGAGGAAACTCTGCATGATTAGCCCCCCCTGGGCCTTTGTTCAAGCTTTGACAGTATCCTTTTGTCATTCTCAGTCAGGGAAGGTATGGTCAGGATCAGGGTTAATTTTCCCTACCTCAGCATTTTTCTCAAGGCTCCCCACAACCAGTTTGTTTGAGCCTGGGCGTGTGCATAGTGAGATAGTGTACAGAGTGTACACGGGTCCTCCTTAAATGGGGAAAACAGACAAACATCAAACTGGTTGTTCTTCGGCTAATGGCCTGACTACAATGCATTTTTAGACCCAGTCAAAGTGGTTGAGTGAAGGGTCAGGTTGTAAGTAACAGCGGTAACAAGTTTGACAGTTTGCTTTCCATCTTTGTTGAAAATCCATCTGTCCTCGTGGTTCCTCCGAGGCAGACAACTTTAGGAGTTTTTTTTAGGGGTTGGTGAGCAAAGAAATAGACATAATAGACCTTGTCCTAAAACCTCCACACGATTTTCAATAATATAATATGCCATTGTTGcacatagaacacacactctAATGATAACCCACTCGGTTACAAGGGACAAGGAGAGACTAAAACCGATAAGATAAAGGAAAATTGCTTTGTGAAAATATGATGCCATTGGAGTTGTTAGTCATTTTTTATGGCCTTGTTGTTTTCCCTCAAAGACATCACTGCCATCATCCGTTCTTTAGCCAGTGGATCTGACTACACTAGACAAGACTACTGGTGTATTGATTCCTATTCTTATACAGAACTATGACAGATTACCCCCTTCTTATAGGCCTAATTATTTTTGGGTGAGCGGATAATTGTGGAAACAAAACAAAGCTATCAGAGTCATTGCGAATGAACTTGTGTCAGTGTGATGTGGTCAAGCACATTGAACAAATGATTAGCTCATCTAAAAAGAGAAGTTGTTTACGTGGTTGACAAAGGCACCATGGGATTTCTCTGAACTAATATTATTACGTTCCATGTCCCCCATAGAGCTTAAGATCGTTAACATTGAAGGGACAATAACACTTGCAGTTATCTGTTGCAAGATACTCAAACTTATCAACGTTAGATAGCGTCTCTCAAGCCACAGAGCTCGCATTACACAAACTCACACCGCTGGAGCTGGCAGCATGTTCCATCAGGGAGTGTAGGAGGCTTAATTCCATTACTGCACCTTACAGGTGGTAAGTAACCTTTGTCACCCAGGGGTCCATGTAGAGAACAGTCAGGGGCTAGATTAGTCTGATGGCTGTCCACCTGAGTGGTTTTACTCATCCCTGGCAGGGCTAGCAATGTGATAATGCCCATGGGTTTGGGGGTGAGAGCAGTAAAAGTGAATTAGGTAGTGTGATAAAAGCTTGTGCCGCACTATGTGTAATGGAGGGACATCCGCACAACAGAGCAGGCTAAATCCCACGGGAGGTCCCATCTGGACCGGTCTTCTTCTATTATCCTCTCCATGTGTGGAGTTAAGGAAAGGAAAGGCTCCCATCTGCTTTAAATAATTTCATGGTCTACTTTTGGATCCCTGTTTTGAATTAGCTGCTGCGGTATTTCAAGGTCATAGAAAGGTCATTCACATAGAGCACTTTGGTGTACTTAAGCGTTTGGCATTTGTACTTGTATTCAATCAAACCTGGTTTGCACATTGCTGAAATGGAACGGGTGGAGTGGAGGTGAGGGATCATCAGCAAAGGCCACATTCCTTTGAGTTACATTACACACAGCTCGGTGTTCTCGCAGCCAGACAGTAGTCAAGTGGCCAGGGTTGCTATGTGTCGCTGTAATGGATGTCATAATCTTTACGAGGGATTTGTTTGTTCATATCAATACTTTTCTTCGAAACACGATCTCACTCAGGCGTAGCCATGGCAATCTTTTAGCAGGTGAACCAGAGCAGCGGATATGGGTTGTCCCTGCCTAATGAGCTGGTGAAAATGTGGAGTTAATTTTCAACCCTGAACAGATGCTGAAACTGCGAATTAAACATGGCTCTTGGGACACAGCCGAAAAAAGCTTTTAATAATGCCACTAGAAATGCCAATGTTCAAATAATCTGACGTCAGATGATCAGAATGCTAAACtcgttgtatttacaatgtattTATGTATTCCTAGTAAACAAAAATGTAACATTGTAGCTGTATTGCTGCAACTGGCAATGCTTTTGAGTTGTTTGGGTGCTTTGCATGAGATTGTCAAAAGGCTTTTCCATGATTGCATTGTTCCACAATTTCTAAAACAAATAGGGCCAACCATTGACACCTAGTAACCCTGCAAACGTGGATGTTTTGGACGGATTATGACATTTTGTCAAGATGATAATCCAAAATTGCATGTTGTATAGGAGCACACTGCAGTTGTGTTCACAGTGAGTTTTTCACCCCAGTATCCTATTGTCAATGAATCCATCTCCTGTGCCTGTTGATGTGGAGTCTTGATATGTTTTCCCATAGGGGGTTATGCCAGCCTATGAGACAAAAGGAGCAGAAGTATACACCAACGGCAGTGCTGGTCACATGAACGGAACTGAGCCAACTAGGATGCGTGAGGTGGCGTTTGAAAAAAATCCCTCAGAGCCCATGGTAAATCATTCAGATGCCAATTCCTCTCTTTTTATGTCTCGCTTActccctttctgtctttctctcccctttcgctgttttcatgttttttttgcCTTTAGGGGGTGACTCTGAAATGTAATGGAAAACAGAAGTGCACTGTGGCCAGAATATTACATGGGGGAATGATACATAGACAAGGTACAGAACTCAACCACATCGACGAACATACTGAAGTGATTGGAATGAATTTGTATTAGAACAGCAACATTATCCCCATACTTGTATGGAAAATAGACATTGGTTATTTGCCTGATAACTCTCTGTGGCCATACTGGTTATTCTGTACCAGTGCTGATTATTTCCTGTCCTTCTCCAGGTTCCCTACATGAAGGGGATGAAATAGCAGAGATCAATGGAACGAGTGTGGCCAACCAATCTGTCGACCAGCTACAAAAGATCTTGGTGAGtccctactgtctctattttaacAAAGAAAAATATGCTGAAGCGCATTCTGCCCCTGAGAGAATGGGTGACATGTTGCAATCTCACAATCCTAGTTTTGATAGTGTGGAGTGTAAGTAAAATGGTTGCCATCCTCCATTACAGAAAGATACCAGCGGAGTAGTCACAATGAAAATCATCCCCAACCAGCCAAGGTGCTCTCTTGTGTGTGAGGTAAGCCAATAAATGACCCGATGAATGTGCACACTTCCCGTTTCTGAATGGACTTGGCTATAATCACTATCTggactgatttttttttttaaattttcaccCTTAAGTCAAATTTCAAATGCATGCATAATCAAAGAAATGGTTACTATTCAAGCAGCGTTATGCTCATTGTTAGACTAGTTCTGCCATGATATCCCAAATTATTTCATCAGAGAAATActgcaggtacagttgaagtcggaagtttacatacacttaggttggagtcattaaaacttgtttttcaaccactccacacatttcttgttaacaaactatagttttggcaagtcggttaggacatctactttgtgcatgacacaagtcatttttccaacaactgtttacagacagattatttcacttataattcactgtatcacaattccaatgggtcacaagtttacatacactaagttgactgtgcctttaaatagcttggaaaattccagaaaattatgtcatggctttagaagcttctgataggctaattgacatcatttgagtcaattggatgtgtgtctgtggatgtatttcaaggcctaccttcaaactcagtgcctccttgcttgacatcatagtaaaatcaaaagaaatcagccaagacctcagaaataaaattgtagacctccacaagtctggttcatccttgggagcaatttccaaacgcctgaaggtaccacgttcatctgtacaaacaatagtatgcaagtataaacaccatgggaccacgcagccgtcataccgctcaggaaggagacacgttctgtctcctagagatgaatgtacattggtgcgaaaagtgcaaatcaatctcagaacaacagcaaaggaccttgtgaagatactggaggaaacagttacaaaagtatctatatccacactaaaacgagtcctatatcgacataagctgaaaggccgctcagcaaggaagaagccactgctccaaacctgccataaaaaagccagactacggtttgcaactgcacatggggacaaagatcttactttttgaagaaatatcctctggtctgatgaaacaaaaatagaactgtttggccataatgaccatcgttgtgtttggaggaaaaagggggagtcttgcaagccaaagaacaccatcccaaccgtgaagcatggcggtggcagcatcatgttgtgggggtgctttgatgcaggagggactggtgcacatcacaaagtagatggcatcatgaggcaggaaaattatgtggatttgatatattgaagcaacatttcaggacatcagtcaggaagttaaagcttggtcgcaaatgggtcttccaaatggacaataaccccaagcatacttctaaagttgtggcaaaatggcttaaggacaacaaagtcaaggtattggagtggccatcacaaagccctgacctcaatcccatagaaaatatgtgagcagaactgaaaaagcgtgtgcgagcaaggaggcctacaaacctgactcagttacaccagctctgtcaggaggaatgggccaaaatgcacccaacttattgtgggaagcttgtggaaggctacccgaaatgtttgacccaagttaaaccatttaaaggcaatgctgccaaatgctgattgagtgtatgtaaacttctgacccactgggaatgtgatgaaagaaataaaagctgaaataaataattctctctactattattctgacattttacattcttaaaataaagtggtgatcctaactgacagggaatttttacttggattaaatgtcaggaattgtgaaaacctgagtttaaatgtatttggctaaggtgtatgtaaacttccgacttcaactgtatatttatatatatatagtacatcCTTTAGTTTGCAAGAGGTTGACAGTCATTACAGAGGGCCTCAGTCACCTATTGGTGCCATTGACTCATAACCTACTCTGCTCACGTGTTATAACGTAATCTAAATACTGTTCCTATTATCTTTTGACCTTATCAGCAAATTGGTGAATTATTATTCACTACCACCATTGTAATAAGACAAATAAACTGGGTTACACAGTGTTAATGTTATTTTTCTACGATACCATGCTTGAAACGTGACCATATCTTTGATACGGTACCTTCTGTACCTCCAATGATATCTTCTCCCAAATCCTCTTTATTAAATAGAGTTTGTTCTTTGTCAGGCGAATCCTCCCCTTAAGCCAATGAAAGACACAGGTGACTATACAATCATTAGATTCCACTAGTGGCCCGATATACAGATCATCACTCATGTTAGACTGGCGAACTGAACTGAAACACATTGGTAGTGTTCAACTTTTCATTCACTCTGCCATCTGCTGGTCACATTATGCCATCACATCTCCCCCAATTTATGGCAGTGGATAATGATTGTTCTGCCTTACAACCTAAAATGATGAAACATTTCGAGATATGAGTTTCATTTTAAATGTGAACTAATTGAAAAACCGTGTTATACAACATAATGACAAACCCTTCAACCAAAGTCATGTTTGTCAATTTCTGAATAAAAGAAGCATGTCCAGGCATTATGATAACTGCTCGAGTAGTATGGTCAGCGATGGCAGTCTAATGTAAAGCTTTTTGCCCATTGATAGATACTAATCCAAATTTGGAGCCCAAATCACTCCTGTGGATGGTACTATGTCCTCTGTGTGTTGCGTCAGAGAGCATAATACCATGGGAAGCATTTGTGACTCATTAACTGATAGATTACTAACTAACTCTAACATCTAGGATGCTGTTGAGACAGGTAAGTTTCATTTAAGCCACAGCACTATCTCCTTATTTTAGAGTAATATACGATTCTACCATATGCTGGAAACTGCAGTGCTATAAATCATTGCAAAGACCATATTAACCGCAATACACATATTCCTAAATGTTTTGCCCAATTCCCAGAAAGGAGATCATGTCCTCTCAGCCATCTCTGTGTGTGCAGCTGTTCTGTGTTACTCAACAGACGTACATGAGGGCTCAGTTTGACTACGACCCTGCCAAGGATGACCTCATCCCATGCAAAGAAGCAGGGCTGAAGTTCAAAACGGGCGACATCATTCAGATCATCAACAAGCATGATCCAAACTGGTGGCAAGGCAAGGTGGACATCTCTACCGCCGACTTTGCTGGAATCATCCCCTCCCCAGAACTTCAAGAATGGTATGATCCGCAAAGTAGAGTAGTCCATCCACTTCTGATTACTCGTAAAAAATCTTTTGCCTCAAAGTTGCTCTAAAGTCCTGGGATCTGAAGTACTGCAATCATTAGGATCAGCTGATCCTAACCTGAACAAAAACATCAGACGCTGAAAAACACACTTTGCTCTAAACCAAAAAAGAAAGATCACTTTGCTCAAAATAATATAGCGGTAATGTGTTATAGTTAAAAACGTTGTATGGATTGTAGGTGAGAGTAGGTTTTCAGTGTGTGAGTAACCCCAAGTCTCTCCTCTGCTCCAGGCGGGTGGCAAGTAAAAGCAAGGCCACAGAGGGCACCCAATCCTGCAGCCCCTTTGGAAAGAAGAAGAAGTGCAAAGACAAGTATCTGGCCAAGCACAGCTCTAGTAACACTTGTTATTTGTTTATACCCAATACAGTCTTGAGaactacctatactaactacATGTATAATGTATTCTACAATGCTTTGTGCTTTTAGATCCCTAAACCACCCATGCATTATTTTCTCCCTTTTGTTAGTCTTTGACCAGTTGGACGTGATTTCTTATGAAGAGGTTGTCCGGCTCCCTGCCTTCAGCAGAAAAACCTTGGTGCTTATTGGTAAGCTCCCTATGTGACCTGCCTGCCATAAAACGAATTGAAATCACAATAAAAGTGAGTATATTAACCTCCCTTGGCCTTCTGTAATCTCTCTTTGCAGGTGCACCAGGTGTAGGAAGGAGCCATATCAAAAGCTCGTTGCTGACCAAATACCCAGAGAAGTTTGCCTACCCCGCACCACGTGAGTATGACGTTTACTTCTAATGATCTTCTGTCTGGTTTTGCCAAATCCACCAACCTGCATTAACTGGGGCTCGATCCAAACAACAGACACCACCAGACCCCCACGTAAGGACGAGGAGAACGGGCAGGAGTACTACTTCATCTCCAACGACG
Coding sequences:
- the LOC139537139 gene encoding 55 kDa erythrocyte membrane protein-like isoform X1, yielding MTLKSNKNEPAVILERVNSARTALSDLYLEQLLQNKPKPEKGVMPAYETKGAEVYTNGSAGHMNGTEPTRMREVAFEKNPSEPMGVTLKCNGKQKCTVARILHGGMIHRQGSLHEGDEIAEINGTSVANQSVDQLQKILKDTSGVVTMKIIPNQPRCSLVCELFCVTQQTYMRAQFDYDPAKDDLIPCKEAGLKFKTGDIIQIINKHDPNWWQGKVDISTADFAGIIPSPELQEWRVASKSKATEGTQSCSPFGKKKKCKDKYLAKHSSIFDQLDVISYEEVVRLPAFSRKTLVLIGAPGVGRSHIKSSLLTKYPEKFAYPAPHTTRPPRKDEENGQEYYFISNDAMTKCITGNELLEYGSFQGFMFGTKMETIQKIHEQGKIALLDVEPQTLKLLRTADFAPLVVFIAPTNSATQSEAVLSIQKESDAIHSTYRHFFDVLLVNNDVDESVKGVEAAIEQATSTPQWVPVSWVY
- the LOC139537139 gene encoding 55 kDa erythrocyte membrane protein-like isoform X2, encoding MTLKSNKNEPAVILERVNSARTALSDLYLEQLLQNKPKPEKGVMPAYETKGAEVYTNGSAGHMNGTEPTRMREVAFEKNPSEPMGVTLKCNGKQKCTVARILHGGMIHRQGSLHEGDEIAEINGTSVANQSVDQLQKILKDTSGVVTMKIIPNQPRCSLVCETYMRAQFDYDPAKDDLIPCKEAGLKFKTGDIIQIINKHDPNWWQGKVDISTADFAGIIPSPELQEWRVASKSKATEGTQSCSPFGKKKKCKDKYLAKHSSIFDQLDVISYEEVVRLPAFSRKTLVLIGAPGVGRSHIKSSLLTKYPEKFAYPAPHTTRPPRKDEENGQEYYFISNDAMTKCITGNELLEYGSFQGFMFGTKMETIQKIHEQGKIALLDVEPQTLKLLRTADFAPLVVFIAPTNSATQSEAVLSIQKESDAIHSTYRHFFDVLLVNNDVDESVKGVEAAIEQATSTPQWVPVSWVY
- the LOC139537139 gene encoding 55 kDa erythrocyte membrane protein-like isoform X3 — translated: MPAYETKGAEVYTNGSAGHMNGTEPTRMREVAFEKNPSEPMGVTLKCNGKQKCTVARILHGGMIHRQGSLHEGDEIAEINGTSVANQSVDQLQKILKDTSGVVTMKIIPNQPRCSLVCELFCVTQQTYMRAQFDYDPAKDDLIPCKEAGLKFKTGDIIQIINKHDPNWWQGKVDISTADFAGIIPSPELQEWRVASKSKATEGTQSCSPFGKKKKCKDKYLAKHSSIFDQLDVISYEEVVRLPAFSRKTLVLIGAPGVGRSHIKSSLLTKYPEKFAYPAPHTTRPPRKDEENGQEYYFISNDAMTKCITGNELLEYGSFQGFMFGTKMETIQKIHEQGKIALLDVEPQTLKLLRTADFAPLVVFIAPTNSATQSEAVLSIQKESDAIHSTYRHFFDVLLVNNDVDESVKGVEAAIEQATSTPQWVPVSWVY
- the LOC139537139 gene encoding 55 kDa erythrocyte membrane protein-like isoform X4; translation: MPAYETKGAEVYTNGSAGHMNGTEPTRMREVAFEKNPSEPMGVTLKCNGKQKCTVARILHGGMIHRQGSLHEGDEIAEINGTSVANQSVDQLQKILKDTSGVVTMKIIPNQPRCSLVCETYMRAQFDYDPAKDDLIPCKEAGLKFKTGDIIQIINKHDPNWWQGKVDISTADFAGIIPSPELQEWRVASKSKATEGTQSCSPFGKKKKCKDKYLAKHSSIFDQLDVISYEEVVRLPAFSRKTLVLIGAPGVGRSHIKSSLLTKYPEKFAYPAPHTTRPPRKDEENGQEYYFISNDAMTKCITGNELLEYGSFQGFMFGTKMETIQKIHEQGKIALLDVEPQTLKLLRTADFAPLVVFIAPTNSATQSEAVLSIQKESDAIHSTYRHFFDVLLVNNDVDESVKGVEAAIEQATSTPQWVPVSWVY